CCTTTCATATACCCTGACATTTATGTGTTTTCCAGCTCATGTATGCTGATAGTCTTCACATCTCCACTGTCGATCTCCTTCCGCTGGGAGGCCCACCTCCTCCACATAAGTTTTGTCGTATCTGCTTGGAATTATGACGTTTTGCAGATAGGACATATGACAAAAAATTTGGCAAACTGCAGGTTAGTTTATCGTTTTCCTCTTACATATGTCACTTTCGTAGACAGTTTAATTCCTCCACAAATAAACCACAACAAATCATACAGAGCATGCATGACAATTTGAAATCAATGAATTTTTCCTTTCAAACATTTGGTGTCTAGTTGGGGCATGGAAAATTTGTGTATCCCTCACACCAAATTGAAAATTGTATGTGACAACTCCGGCTTGTAAACAAACCACATGCCAACAATGCAAGCACACACATGGGAAAATACCGAACTCTTTCAGATAGCATTCCATGTTCCCTCATACGTGTGATCCATCTTTGTTGTCAAAGTTTAGGAAACTTGTATTTACCTTTTATAAGTTTCTATTATCTACTTTCGTACCACTGACCTCTCTCCGATGTATGCAACTGATGGCCAAGCATTCCATTGACTACAGTTTCTTTGGTGGCCCACACAATTTCAGCAAATGGCTGGATGTGCATTTAGCTCCATCTTGTTCCCTTGGGGTAATTCAACACGCCATTTTCCACGCATTCTTTGTTACATGACCCATTCCCAACTGTCACTCTTTGATTCCTTCTTCGTCCCCCTCTCTACACAATGTGTGCATTTGTTTTTGTTTGTCCAAATCAGGTGAGGGATCCTGTCGAGCCTCTAGTCGGGAGTTTGCATCTCGCATGAGCAACCTGCTTGGGAAGTTGGTTGAGGGCTGGACGGCATTGTCTGGTTCTGATGGCGATGCAGTTGCCAAACATTTCGCTTCGTTCGTTGGCGAACGCACACATTGTCTGGTACGACCGTAACAGTTCCCAGGAGATCCCCGATACCCAAGAGGAGTTGTTCAGAGCTGGTTTGGTGGTGATGGTGCTGGTGTTGACAAGGATGGAGGCAATGATATGGAGAATGTGAACCAGGACAGTGACGACGATGAATAACGAGAAGTTCAGGATGGGGCTGCCATTGACCAGGCTTCACCGGTTGTTGCAGCAACAGAGGAAAAAATGCTTCTTCCATCGCGAGCGACATTAGCGTTTCTGCTTCGTAAGGGGAAGGGTGCCAGAGGATGCTGCCATGGTTCCTTCCGGCAAGAGGGTTCGGACCGATCCTATCACGGCTAGGAGGAGGTCTTGTTTTTGTTCCttcttggcatggtttcatcatttcccAAAGTTTTCCATTCGTTATAGGCCACACGTCTCTGTTCTCACTCTTTTTTGCATGTGTTTTCTGTGCGCTCAGCAAGGCGACCGTTGTGGGTAGATCATCTAAGCAGAAACATGTGGATACGCCGTCTCCCGCTTCTGCCCGGTTGAAGAAGGGGCCCTCCACTGGATTAGGCACTGCTCCTCCTGTTGGCATTACGTCCAGATGCTCGTCACCTCGTATAGCATCGTCCAACACTAGAGATCCTATTATTCTGGAGGACGCGAGGAAAAATACCAGGAGATATCTCTTCTTTTCTCGTTAGACTGACAGCTCAATCAGTTACGCAACACATGCAATCTTTGTTAACAATTCATATGCCAACTTTAATATATGTTATGTGGCAACTCATGCATGTTGGTCATGGCAAAACCTATTCACATCACATGGCAATTGTTAACATTGAGCAAGAAAATTCTTCTTCCTTTGCTATTACTGTTATCAACGATAATCTAGCATTCTACATATGGCAAATCAAATAGACCCGACATGGCAAATCAAGTAAATCAGGGTTTCAAAATCAGTTGGACGATGTGTACAACATTTCTCTTATTTGCAATTTATTTGAACAACAACACATGGCAACTACTTATGCACCAGAAACCGATCAATTGCCATGCTAATCATGCTAGTGATAATATATTTTCCTTACATCACTATTTTCTGCTAATTCTATTTGTTTTGTATGACTTGTGTGCAGACTGTAATGTTTGTTACTTTATTCTATGTTTATTGTGCCATGTTTAGGGGAAAGAAGACTGTTGTCTGCAGGGGGAATCCCAACATGAAATACCCACTCGATCGCATCCATTCCAAGCTTGGTTCATTAGCCAATGCGGCTGAAAACGAGCCACCAgttgcctgatacgtccattttgcatcatgcttttatatcgatatttattgcattaggggctgttattacacactatgtcacaatacttatgcctattctctcttattttacaaggtttacatgaagagggagaatgccggcagctggaattctgggctggaaaaggagcaaatattagagacctattctgcacaactccaaaagtcctgaaacttcacgggagcacgttttggaatatatggaaaatactggcgaaagaatcaaccagagggggcccacaccctggccacgagggcgggggcgcgccctacccctctgggcgcgccccctgcctcatgggccccctggcaggcctccggtgcccatcttctgctatatgaagtctttcgtccgagaaaaaatcataagcaagctttcgggaagaaacacagccgccacgaggcggaaccttggcggaaccaatctagggctccagcggagctgttctgccggggaaacttccctccgggagggggaaatcatcaccatcgtcatcaccaacgatcctctcattgggagggggtcaatctccatcagcatcttcaccagcaccatctcctctcaaaccctagttcatctcttgtatccgatctttgtctcaaagcctcagattggtacctgtaggttgctggtagtgttgattactccttgtagttgatgctagttggtttattcgatggaaagatcatatgttcagatcctttatgcatattaatacccctctgattatgaacatgaatatgatttgtgagtagttacgtttgttcctgaggacatgggagaagtcttgctataagtagtcatgtgaatttggtatttgttcgatattttgatgagatgtatgttgtctttcctctagtggtgttatgtgaacatcgactacatgacacttcaccattgtttgggcctagaggaaggcattgggaagtaataagtagatgatgggttgctagagtgacagaagcttaaaccctagtttatgtgtttctacgtaaggggctgatttggatccatatgtttcatgctatggttaggtttaccttaatacttcttttgtagttgcggattcttgcaataggggttaatcataagtgggatgcttgtccaaggaagggcagtacccaagcaccggtccacccacatatcaaattatcaaagtaacgaacgcgaatcatatgagcgtgatgaaaactagcttgacaataattcccatgtgtcctcgggagcgttttcctttatataagagtttgtccaggcttgtcctttgctacaaaaaggattgggccatcttgctgcaccttatttactttgctcgttacaaattactttatcacaaaactatctgttaccgacaatttcagtgcttgcagagaataccttactgaaaattgcctatcatttccttctgctcctcgttgggttcgacactcttacttatcgaaaggactacgatagatcccctacacttgtgggtcaccgagactcttttctggcgccgttgccggggagtgaagcgcctttggtaagtggaatttagtaagaaaaaatttatatagtgtgctgaaatttactgtcacttgttactatggaacataatcctttgaggggcttgttcggggtatcttcaccccgaccagtagagcaaagagttgctcctcaacctactgaacctactgaaaatgtttactttgaaattccttcgggtatgatagagaaactgctagctaatccttttacaggtgatggaacattacatcccgatttgcacctaatctatgtggatgatgtttgtggattatttaagcttgtaggtatgcccgaggatgttatcaagaagaaggtcttccctttatctttgaagggaaaggcattgacatggtttagcctatgtgatgatatgggatcatggaacgaCAAACGACTGCATAGAAGTAGCCGTCTCCACCTATTGCAGATGTGCATACCGCAACTGGCGGCAACGATATGACGGGTAGTGGTGAATCCATATCTGCAAGGACTGCAGAGGTTGTCCCGACTCTTTTTTCAATGAGAGATGTTGCCAAGCTACCGGCTGGTCATTCAGCCAGTGTTGAAGTGGATGGTGCAGAGCCTAGTAGAGAGAAGGAGCAATCTCGCACATCTGCTACAGATGGTGCATGCGTCGCTGAAGGAACTGTTGCGCCTACACAGGACGTTGATGCGGGCGGACTAATTGGGCAAAGGACCACTACCACTGAAACTGTTCTGCAACCCGTAGAAACTGCTTCGATTGCCCAAGTTGCATGCGGCTGCCTACTTTGCATCCCAGTGGCCGACTGACCGACGCCCCCGGACCCAAGCGTGATGTTGAGGTCAATGGCGGGCGAGGGGCGGAGGTGGTCGGAGCGATCACGCTATCGTCCGGTGACGTGGAGAAGCGGGTCGTAGCATGCTCGTGCACCGGATGAAGACCGCCCATTTGCAGTGTTGTGGATGAGCTCGGTGACTGGCCATGTAGGAGGCAAATGGCCGACAAACATGTGCTTgtcgcggccatggcggcggcagaAAGATTGGCCCGCGCGGGTCGGCTAAATCCTAGCACGAGGAAAGCGTGGGTCGTCGCTGCCCGCGTGGCCTTGGCGACGAGGGCCTCGTTGTCCTCAACGGCGGCCTTGTGTTGCGCGGCGGTGGCGAGGGCGACATGGGCGGCGGCTTTCCTCTCCACAACAGCGGCCCTCCGACCTATCCTCTTGGTCGTTTCTCAGGCGAGGTCAGCCGGCGAGAGCTCCGTCTTCGGTTTCTTCTTCTTCGGGGCTACGGGATGGGCAGAGGTGGCGGCCTGGATGGCGGCAAAGGGGTTCTGTggggcggtggccatggaggagcggGTGGAAGGGCGGGCGGGAGGGATGGTTTTTGTGAGAGAATGGGAAAATGGGAGGGTTGTGTCCCTGACGGGCGGGCCAGGAAAGGACATGGTGTGTATGTCCGTCGGCGCAAACACATACCAAATTTGGGCTGAAAATGGACCGAAACGACTAGGGACGGACCGGTAACGCGTTGGAGCTGGCCTTACAACTAAACCTGATCATTCTCCGGGCCGGGTCAGGTTCGGGCTGGGCTTGGCAAAGCCCGATGAAAAAATCCCAAGCCCGAGCCCTGCCCGGGCCGGCCCGAAGCACATGAACAGTGTcgtttttaattaaattaattatatttGGGATATTATATTAATTTATTATACCTATATttcaaataaaaataatatatatagtcATTTCGGGCTTTCAGGCCGGGCTTCGGGCGAGAAACTGGAGCCCAAGGCCGGGGTTGTCCATGAACAGGTTTACTTACAACTGAGTGTGTGTTCTcccctcaaaaaataaaaaacggAGTGTGTTCTAAAAAAACGTTACAACTGAGTGAATCCCATCACGTCTGCTAGGCGGCCAGCGGCCATCGGTGTCACTCCGCCACTCCGGCCCCATTCGACAGAGACATCACCGGCAGCAGGTTAATAATGGCGCTTCgcgcggcggagctccggcgactcctcctcctccgcggcgggGCGGTCCTCCCGCTCCCGCTCGCGTCGCGCTGCCGGCCGGCGAGCACGGCCGCCCGTGACGACGAGGGAGCAGGGGGCAACGCCTACGACGTGCTCGGGGTGGGAGAGACGAGCTCCTCCGCGGAGATCAAGGCCTCCTTCCACCGCCTCGCCAAGGAGACCCACCCCGacgtcgctgccgccgccggttCCCGACGGTTCCTTCAGATCCTCGCGGCCTACGAGGTATCTGTTCAGTTCGATTGCTCTAGTATGAATATATGATGTGGTACTAGTCAATATCAGACCGTGTGGATTCTAATTTTGCCACCGGTTGTGGATACGCCCAAGTGAATTGTTCATTTGGGAGTTGGAAATTGCGTCAGTGCTAATTTGGTACTATTTGCATAGCATAGGTCACTTCACTACAACGCCGAGAAGCAATCAATTAGAAGCCCAGAATGTAGTATTTTGCATATTACTCATGAGCCTTTCTGCGATGCTGCAGATCCTATCCGATTCCCAGCGAAGGGCGCACTATGATAGCTTCCTGCGCTCGCAGAGGCTAGTTATACAGAAGCATCCCAGGCCATCGCAATATGTATATCCATATCCATATAGTTCAGGCATTGTGATGCCTAGAGAAAGTAATGTTGTCGAGTGGCTTAAATGGTACAGGCTTACTGTTGATGACATTGTTACAAAAAAGAGAATCGCGACGGGTTCAGGTTATTTCGATAGACTTGAGAGTGAACTGTACTCTGCAGTCCATGCTGCATACTATGGCCCcgaggttgagtccatggatctcCTTCCTGATTGCTTTGAAGCCGAGGAGAGGTCTGTGTATGAGACATCTGAGCTATTGCACCTTGTATCTGGCCGTGATCTGCTTGGTATTGTCAGTCTAGTCGATAGCGTCCGAGAGCGGTCTgatgcttgtcgtgagaagctgaCACATTCTGGTTCTGCAACCTGCGGCGTTAGTCCAAATGTTGCAGTAAACGGGGAGAAATGTTCAATACCTAGGCATGCAGATattc
This window of the Triticum aestivum cultivar Chinese Spring chromosome 5D, IWGSC CS RefSeq v2.1, whole genome shotgun sequence genome carries:
- the LOC123122924 gene encoding uncharacterized protein, whose protein sequence is MALRAAELRRLLLLRGGAVLPLPLASRCRPASTAARDDEGAGGNAYDVLGVGETSSSAEIKASFHRLAKETHPDVAAAAGSRRFLQILAAYEILSDSQRRAHYDSFLRSQRLVIQKHPRPSQYVYPYPYSSGIVMPRESNVVEWLKWYRLTVDDIVTKKRIATGSGYFDRLESELYSAVHAAYYGPEVESMDLLPDCFEAEERSVYETSELLHLVSGRDLLGIVSLVDSVRERSDACREKLTHSGSATCGVSPNVAVNGEKCSIPRHADIHKQENEDSDSIPSDAYKDIELQICGRVVATANRRLKCNCIDNSDMEDHIHVFLVPNEVVAPDVMQEHLLLGTITGLDTSGEEGSCCVYDGHGIKTHVIVKHRTLMVKHMHWYQFGDEVSPCECRCSRARLPPSRFWLFEPRCYMHDTGGWYIETFGRDKKGRTTPSPRHWHGVNEHSEKRLHPALYLVALAYRSLDLEDAQRRKWSFRSFLELQLSHIRQLSKKIFSGKNGVDMGVP